In Limanda limanda chromosome 21, fLimLim1.1, whole genome shotgun sequence, a genomic segment contains:
- the LOC133028152 gene encoding carbohydrate sulfotransferase 15-like, translated as MTHMDYKYSLLGSAVDDYRKRPLLLQVDDTPVNLFAILEVKRELPRRWSTLGCFSRIRLYSFVFGLAVTFLIMASYILTGDKKGLLLTPSPFHFSSLVSPGPFAFNVSSVKDDAHIKLVVKSITSKVKFHSSRKIPEFKVLVNSEPHMFSVIPRKFQPGVKNPCWYEEYTGNITSDPYRTNMYARYSRRFRTEFQFLRNTFREHLIHHDGKLYRMRCLPYFYIIGQPKCGTTDLYDRLKLRPDVRFTTFKEPHWWTRKRFGISRLGKGFQDGYPVEDYLDLFDQSAYQIQGNLTAKGSGSPSHPNIIIGEASASTMWDNNAWVYFYDNTTEGEPPFLVQDFIHALQPDGRFIVMLRDPVERLYSDYLYFGITNKSAEDFHEKVSESLQLFEGCLTEYTIRSCVYNITLNNAMPVRLRIGLYILYLLDWLTVFSREQILVLRLEDHASNRKYTMHKVFDFLNLGPVTKEIESEITRSPASNTRKPADKNLGPMLPITKEILRDFYTPFNEELAKVLRNDSFLWDNYSTL; from the exons ATGACGCACATGGACTACAAGTACAGCCTGCTGGGCTCGGCAGTGGACGACTACCGCAAGAGGCCGTTGCTCCTGCAGGTGGACGACACGCCCGTGAACCTGTTTGCCATCTTGGAGGTCAAACGGGAGCTGCCGAGGCGGTGGAGCACGCTGGGCTGCTTCAGCCGCATCCGTCTCTACAGCTTCGTGTTCGGCTTGGCCGTCACGTTCCTCATCATGGCCTCGTACATCCTGACGGGAGACAAGAAGGGCCTCCTCCTCACCCCGTCCCCTTTCCACTTCAGCAGCCTGGTCAGCCCGGGACCTTTTGCGTTCAATGTGTCCTCGGTCAAGGACGATGCACATATCAAGCTAGTGGTCAAGTCTATCACATCCAAGGTGAAGTTTCACAGCAGTCGAAAGATCCCGGAGTTCAAAGTGCTGGTTAACAGTGAGCCACAT ATGTTTTCTGTTATCCCCCGCAAATTCCAGCCTGGTGTCAAGAACCCCTGCTGGTATGAGGAATACACCGGGAATATAACTTCAGACCCATACAGGACAAACATGTACGCGCGCTACTCAAGGCGCTTCAGGACTGAATTCCAGTTCTTGAGGAACACTTTCCGAGAGCACTTGATTCACCATGACGGGAAACTCTACCGCATGCGGTGCCTTCCTTACTTCTATATCATAGGCCAACCAAAATGTGGCACGACAGACCTGTACGACAGACTGAAGCTGCGGCCGGACGTCAGGTTCACCACCTTCAAAGAGCCGCACTGGTGGACCCGCAAGAGGTTTG gtATCAGTCGTCTCGGCAAGGGCTTCCAGGATGGATACCCGGTGGAAGACTACCTGGACCTGTTCGATCAGTCTGCTTATCAAATCCAGGGCAACCTCACAGCAAAAGGCAGTGGAAGCCCCAGCCACCCTAACATTATCATAG GAGAAGCCAGCGCATCCACCATGTGGGACAACAACGCCTGGGTGTATTTCTATGACAACACCACAGAGGGAGAGCCTCCTTTCCTCGTCCAGGACTTTATTCACGCCCTGCAGCCCGATGGCCGCTTCATCGTTATGCTCAGGGACCCGGTGGAAAG GTTATACTCTGACTACCTTTACTTTGGTATTACCAATAAGTCTGCAGAGGATTTCCACGAGAAGGTGTCGGAATCGCTGCAGTTGTTCGAGGGGTGCCTTACAGAGTACACAATACGCTCCTGTGTGTACAACATTACTCTCAACAATGCCATGCCA GTCAGATTGCGAATCGGCCTGTACATTTTGTATCTGCTGGACTGGCTGACCGTCTTCAGCAGGGAACAGATTCTGGTCCTGAGGCTGGAGGACCACGCCTCCAATCGGAAATACACAATGCACAAAGTCTTTGACTTCCTGAACCTGG ggCCAGTGACAAAAGAAATAGAGTCGGAGATCACGCGAAGTCCAGCATCCAACACCAGGAAGCCGGCCGACAAAAACCTGGGACCCATGCTGCCCATCACAAAAGAGATCCTGCGGGACTTTTACACACCTTTCAACGAGGAACTGGCCAAAGTGCTGCGCAATGACTCCTTCCTCTGGGACAATTACTCAACACTCTGA